One genomic segment of Culturomica massiliensis includes these proteins:
- a CDS encoding contractile injection system tape measure protein, translating into MITIHDIKLDFSVEDSRFARELYGRWDMFCHTGVEEVMDRVLSRYDSDEEVIRVGRMELDLGVLPEDEFYERFPKALEEKLGDVFYDLIRHREGRDVNIVSLRKDGLQALLYFLLYGGLPADMPEEYRDLRRLLEIVIDREGHELGKALRYYGEKVELRRRLVLQFRDRELEKVVEVTEPSEAVFIKVYTRSLISSWPRLRRPEITLGDYRNVVWEVVWAYLLYDGRGFFSRKQLVRQTITELASRFNLKFFYLLVLLTTGLKKMISGWLILPELSVILAEIRREEAEKMQGDTGKWQKVIEENGAYESADDLRKLLSDPVLCRRLLQPMKEEDIYRLTEVVIPTESRFVISYARRLEQEKEKGMLEGKAGSEFRVLKWEFLFQVLLSAPMSVFHRKRFVLEVIRRIAAHYNIDPLCLLVYLCTDQEDVPADLRVVLQQLYKEQTESEILKIAEAFAYRIPTERETEYLKSVLLHPRTARQLLGALPEAGIYRLVRVVIPAESTFVVSYARTLDREKEKGMLEGKGGEEFRVLKWEFIFIMILSAPVSAFSRRQFVRSVLGQIAAHYNLAANDLVLYFYRALADRKTGFSQGVAEVLKEWLDEQRRNERLESEKEREAASRDTGRKLKELMMCPEMTVKVLEKAGTEVLCELWAMYKQTDTVVFIRNYKKLLWDFIGSSVVSVKRLYRQMQVVEGLADFLVKEYGRKAVADLLRKIGIRLQDSERLLEAAWREALLKKEVDLIREIVARSPDFLRRKISVLSPGERSSLEEMLKASPELLRKCLVCIGSPAMRRAVEEVIYLKRKVGGEENDGEWLLGLLCISYSDIRMFSYPEILRRFLSKMADRWTLAQRIEIYRQIRRQSYLSVHWEKIIEEEQKMEEAVEMVKREEKQNDEIQLNHTDMKTRDVKDAPEDRNISGNGREADAAGKHVRESRGNKNRWKLPDSRKEEERIYVANAGAIILAPYFPRLFDLLKMTEKGAFMDGAARVRAMFAIQYLVFGQTEFAETELALNKLLTAYRPEEPLPLSVELTSEEKEVLDSLLKGAMGNWSVMKGTSVDGFRGSFLIRNGVMADTGELWQLTVEEKSYDILLDSIPWSISPVKFPWMEKPLYVNWR; encoded by the coding sequence ATGATTACGATTCATGACATAAAGCTGGATTTTAGCGTGGAAGATTCCCGGTTTGCACGGGAATTGTACGGGCGTTGGGATATGTTTTGCCATACGGGGGTGGAGGAGGTCATGGACCGGGTGTTGAGTCGTTATGACTCGGATGAAGAGGTGATTCGGGTCGGAAGAATGGAACTGGATTTAGGTGTGTTACCGGAGGACGAGTTTTATGAACGGTTTCCGAAAGCGTTGGAAGAAAAGTTGGGGGACGTTTTTTATGATTTGATCCGCCACCGGGAAGGACGTGATGTGAATATCGTTTCCTTGCGCAAGGACGGTTTGCAGGCTCTGCTGTATTTTTTATTGTATGGCGGTTTACCGGCAGATATGCCCGAAGAATACCGGGATTTGAGACGTTTGCTTGAAATTGTAATCGACAGGGAGGGGCATGAGCTGGGAAAGGCTTTGCGCTATTACGGCGAAAAGGTGGAATTACGCCGTCGTTTGGTGTTGCAGTTCAGAGACCGGGAACTGGAAAAAGTTGTAGAGGTGACAGAGCCTTCCGAAGCTGTATTTATTAAAGTATATACTCGTAGTCTGATTAGCTCCTGGCCTCGTTTACGGCGTCCGGAGATTACGTTGGGAGACTACCGGAATGTCGTTTGGGAGGTGGTATGGGCTTATTTGCTTTACGACGGAAGAGGTTTTTTCAGTCGGAAACAGTTGGTGAGGCAAACGATAACGGAACTGGCTTCCCGTTTTAATTTAAAGTTTTTTTATTTGCTCGTTTTGTTGACGACCGGATTGAAAAAAATGATATCCGGGTGGTTGATTTTGCCGGAATTATCGGTGATACTGGCCGAGATCAGGAGAGAAGAGGCTGAAAAAATGCAGGGAGATACCGGAAAATGGCAAAAGGTAATAGAGGAAAACGGTGCATACGAGTCTGCGGATGATCTGCGGAAATTGTTGTCGGATCCTGTTTTATGCCGCCGTTTGTTGCAACCGATGAAGGAGGAGGATATTTACCGCCTGACGGAGGTTGTCATACCTACGGAAAGCCGTTTTGTCATTTCGTATGCCCGCCGGTTGGAACAGGAAAAGGAAAAAGGGATGCTGGAAGGAAAAGCCGGCAGTGAGTTCCGGGTTTTAAAGTGGGAATTTTTATTTCAGGTTTTGCTGAGTGCCCCGATGTCTGTTTTTCACCGGAAACGCTTTGTGCTGGAAGTGATCCGGCGTATTGCCGCTCATTATAATATCGATCCGTTGTGTCTGTTGGTATATCTCTGTACCGATCAGGAAGATGTTCCGGCAGATTTGCGGGTCGTGTTACAGCAATTGTATAAAGAACAGACGGAGAGCGAAATTTTAAAAATAGCGGAAGCCTTTGCTTATCGGATACCTACCGAACGGGAAACGGAATACCTGAAATCCGTTTTGTTACATCCCCGGACGGCAAGACAATTATTAGGGGCTTTGCCTGAAGCCGGAATTTACCGGTTGGTCCGGGTCGTGATTCCGGCCGAGAGTACATTCGTCGTTTCGTATGCCCGTACCCTGGACCGGGAAAAGGAGAAAGGAATGCTGGAAGGAAAAGGAGGGGAGGAATTCCGGGTGTTGAAATGGGAGTTTATTTTTATCATGATTTTGAGTGCTCCGGTATCGGCTTTCAGCCGACGTCAGTTTGTACGTTCGGTTTTGGGGCAGATTGCCGCGCATTATAATTTGGCTGCTAACGATTTGGTACTCTATTTCTATAGGGCGCTGGCAGACCGGAAGACCGGGTTTTCACAGGGGGTAGCTGAGGTGTTGAAGGAGTGGCTGGATGAACAGCGAAGAAATGAGCGGTTGGAATCGGAAAAAGAACGGGAGGCAGCTTCCCGGGATACCGGTAGAAAATTGAAGGAATTGATGATGTGTCCGGAGATGACGGTAAAGGTATTGGAAAAAGCAGGAACAGAAGTCCTTTGCGAATTATGGGCAATGTATAAGCAAACGGATACGGTCGTATTTATCCGGAATTATAAAAAATTATTGTGGGATTTTATAGGATCGTCTGTGGTGAGTGTAAAGAGGTTATACCGGCAGATGCAGGTTGTGGAGGGATTAGCGGATTTTTTGGTAAAAGAGTATGGAAGAAAGGCCGTTGCAGACCTTTTACGAAAGATCGGAATCCGTTTGCAGGACTCGGAACGTTTGTTGGAAGCGGCTTGGCGGGAGGCTTTGTTGAAAAAAGAAGTGGATCTGATTCGGGAGATTGTGGCCCGTTCGCCGGATTTTTTACGGCGGAAGATATCCGTTTTGTCTCCCGGGGAGCGAAGCAGTTTGGAGGAAATGCTGAAAGCAAGCCCGGAATTGTTACGGAAATGTCTGGTGTGTATCGGTTCTCCGGCTATGCGGCGGGCGGTGGAAGAGGTTATATACCTGAAAAGGAAGGTAGGAGGCGAAGAAAATGACGGAGAATGGTTGTTGGGTTTATTATGCATTTCTTATTCCGATATCCGGATGTTTTCGTATCCGGAAATACTAAGGCGTTTTTTGAGTAAAATGGCGGACCGATGGACTCTTGCACAACGAATTGAAATTTACCGGCAAATCAGAAGACAGTCGTATTTGTCCGTACACTGGGAGAAAATAATAGAAGAGGAGCAAAAAATGGAGGAAGCCGTGGAAATGGTGAAGCGGGAGGAAAAACAGAATGACGAAATACAACTAAACCATACGGATATGAAAACAAGAGATGTAAAAGACGCGCCGGAAGATAGGAATATTTCCGGAAATGGGCGGGAAGCGGATGCAGCTGGAAAACATGTACGGGAATCCCGTGGGAACAAAAACCGGTGGAAGTTACCCGATTCCCGGAAAGAGGAAGAACGGATTTATGTGGCGAATGCCGGAGCAATTATATTGGCACCTTATTTTCCCCGTTTATTCGATTTGCTGAAAATGACGGAAAAAGGGGCTTTTATGGATGGGGCGGCCCGGGTCCGGGCCATGTTTGCCATACAGTATCTGGTATTCGGTCAGACGGAATTCGCGGAAACGGAGCTGGCTCTGAATAAATTATTGACGGCATATCGTCCGGAAGAGCCTTTACCGCTATCGGTGGAATTGACTTCGGAGGAAAAAGAGGTGCTGGATTCTTTGTTAAAAGGAGCTATGGGTAACTGGAGTGTGATGAAAGGTACTTCTGTAGACGGTTTCCGGGGGAGTTTCCTGATCCGTAACGGAGTAATGGCGGATACGGGAGAATTGTGGCAATTGACGGTAGAGGAAAAGTCTTACGATATATTGCTGGATTCCATTCCCTGGAGTATTTCTCCGGTCAAGTTTCCGTGGATGGAGAAACCGTTGTATGTGAATTGGAGGTGA
- a CDS encoding baseplate J/gp47 family protein: MNTLWYTDGTDRRQFEGRKDIPCRVAMIEDDYRVLMGRVMDMAGSIRYYNLKNQPEGYWRELFRYQPLAILSEIERTDIHELENRFLKSGRRQPEMMLKLAKELMGRLDDWELRLVYYPRLQLAKDLSSRTKFRLPEEKDELKKSFYALLGAVRKLQVNYERYREEIRTCGENDPAAALLDSFLRNYEEIANRFNARWQTWPDFYFREILHAGCRGIVPDRVWLSVVRVPGSGCVVIPEATAFVAGKNKGGGAVCYRSVEEVVVEDMKLAQLRSFFQEKDGERYPAARLEFVTAISQNTIDLEDIGDHQKLFGEASDSRLEMGLMICSSMLLLREGRRRLTVSFYLTEEGSGYFQKILNQVTEGAEEKSGESVVKLLKDAFCLDITTGIGWEHIEEYVATFRDKQCISLLFCLDKEFPATASGDISLHGVQTQWPVLRIRMNPEAWLFPYSWMSAVKCNRVKLNVEVAGLSTLKLYNNIGELDTSTPFYPFGVQPARGAQVVFGSYEMAVKPLQKVNLYCKWLQLPSGPEGFYGHYREYGQQIDNYSFRVRTEWLDGKKWKSDQVGIQGLFGSPGDGYSTAKGTLPEESRVSWSPDGNIPVVGGNEDRYAYGMSSSGFFRMVLDEPEMGFGHALYHTLFAEVMIANAHRKRPLPAPALPVSPLIESVEVSYESEEELYFTAGQNRGNIRLFYMDSMGFSTLESIGSDAPFYLAKRLGEAGNLLFGFTKAVGIDRIRFFVDIAAVRQEIDLRDDERQNLSPVWYIRQKENWIRLTPDALVRDTTGGFISSGIVELLLPVPVAEDWLDENGIFWLGAQFGCDVIKQVAVKGFYTNVVEAVLDTDTVDSDWEWDGELPEGTITAAVRNIPGVADIRQIVSGKGGRKEEDEETLKIRMIHRIRHRNRVVTPRDFEDRIMEQFPQVAKVKCLPGLDSKYMNRQGIVTLAVVPRLQNGVGFPLCTHDLLLEIERFLQPLAGAFVQVDAINPLYEEMKVRCNIGIGPGWSAAETILRLRRRIDDLIVPWKNSDGIPVFGYRFGLQELKNRIMEDEGVSVLHGLSVLQVCREGRKLYRLGEVGDQSDGDQKIGASCAWGIPVPAPVHLIRTDKEDIWRPEAGIGEIGVEETFIIR, translated from the coding sequence ATGAATACACTTTGGTATACGGATGGAACGGATCGGCGGCAGTTTGAAGGGAGGAAAGATATTCCTTGCCGGGTTGCTATGATTGAAGACGATTATCGGGTGCTGATGGGGCGGGTGATGGATATGGCCGGGAGTATCCGCTATTACAATTTGAAAAATCAGCCGGAAGGATATTGGCGGGAATTGTTTCGTTATCAGCCTTTGGCAATCTTATCGGAGATTGAAAGGACAGATATTCACGAACTTGAAAATCGTTTTCTGAAGTCGGGGAGAAGGCAACCGGAGATGATGCTCAAGCTGGCGAAAGAATTAATGGGGCGTTTGGATGATTGGGAATTGCGGTTGGTGTATTATCCTCGTTTGCAGTTGGCAAAAGATTTGTCTTCCCGGACAAAATTCCGTTTACCGGAGGAAAAAGATGAATTGAAAAAATCATTCTATGCTCTTTTAGGAGCGGTGAGGAAACTTCAGGTGAATTACGAACGTTACCGGGAAGAAATCCGGACATGCGGAGAGAATGATCCTGCTGCGGCTTTGCTGGATTCTTTCCTGCGGAATTACGAAGAGATTGCAAACCGTTTTAATGCCCGTTGGCAAACCTGGCCGGATTTTTATTTCCGGGAGATTTTACATGCCGGGTGCCGGGGAATTGTACCCGATCGGGTTTGGTTGTCCGTTGTGCGCGTTCCGGGTTCCGGTTGTGTTGTCATACCCGAAGCAACTGCTTTTGTTGCCGGTAAAAATAAGGGGGGAGGAGCGGTGTGTTACCGAAGTGTGGAAGAAGTTGTCGTAGAAGATATGAAATTAGCGCAGTTGCGTTCTTTTTTCCAAGAAAAGGACGGGGAACGCTATCCGGCTGCCCGCCTGGAATTTGTGACCGCCATATCGCAGAATACAATAGATCTGGAAGATATCGGCGATCATCAGAAACTATTCGGGGAGGCATCCGATTCCCGTTTGGAAATGGGGTTGATGATTTGTTCTTCCATGCTGTTGTTACGTGAAGGAAGGCGGAGATTGACGGTGTCGTTTTACCTCACAGAAGAGGGGAGCGGATATTTTCAGAAGATATTGAATCAGGTAACGGAAGGTGCGGAGGAAAAGTCCGGGGAATCGGTTGTCAAGTTATTGAAAGATGCTTTCTGTCTCGATATTACGACGGGAATCGGTTGGGAGCATATTGAAGAATATGTGGCGACATTCCGGGATAAGCAGTGTATTAGTCTGTTGTTTTGTTTGGATAAGGAGTTTCCTGCAACAGCCAGTGGAGATATTTCGTTACATGGTGTACAGACACAATGGCCTGTGTTACGTATCCGGATGAATCCGGAGGCGTGGCTTTTTCCCTATAGTTGGATGTCTGCTGTAAAATGCAACCGGGTAAAGTTGAATGTAGAAGTAGCAGGACTTTCAACGTTGAAATTATACAATAATATCGGGGAGTTGGATACCTCTACTCCTTTTTATCCTTTCGGTGTACAGCCTGCGCGGGGAGCTCAGGTTGTTTTCGGTAGTTATGAGATGGCTGTGAAACCTTTACAGAAAGTGAATTTGTATTGTAAATGGTTGCAATTGCCTTCCGGACCGGAAGGTTTTTACGGACACTACCGGGAATATGGGCAGCAGATCGACAATTATTCTTTCCGGGTGAGGACGGAGTGGCTGGACGGAAAGAAATGGAAATCGGATCAGGTTGGGATACAGGGGCTGTTCGGTTCTCCGGGAGACGGATATTCGACAGCAAAAGGTACTTTACCGGAGGAAAGCCGGGTAAGTTGGTCTCCGGACGGTAATATACCTGTTGTAGGAGGGAATGAAGATCGTTATGCTTATGGAATGTCGTCGTCCGGTTTCTTTCGGATGGTGCTGGATGAGCCGGAAATGGGTTTCGGGCATGCATTGTATCATACTTTATTTGCAGAGGTGATGATTGCAAATGCTCATCGTAAACGTCCTTTGCCTGCACCTGCGCTACCGGTATCTCCGTTGATAGAATCGGTGGAAGTAAGCTATGAGTCGGAAGAAGAGCTTTATTTTACGGCCGGTCAGAACAGGGGAAATATTCGTTTGTTTTATATGGATTCGATGGGATTTTCGACTTTGGAGAGTATCGGCTCGGATGCCCCTTTTTATTTGGCGAAACGTTTGGGGGAAGCGGGGAATCTGTTGTTTGGATTTACGAAAGCTGTCGGAATAGACCGGATTCGTTTTTTTGTGGATATAGCCGCTGTGAGACAGGAAATCGATCTTCGGGACGACGAAAGGCAGAATCTTTCCCCGGTTTGGTATATCCGGCAAAAAGAAAACTGGATCAGGTTAACTCCGGACGCGCTTGTCCGGGATACGACGGGTGGATTTATCAGCAGCGGAATTGTCGAATTGTTGTTACCCGTCCCGGTGGCAGAAGATTGGCTGGACGAAAACGGCATATTTTGGCTGGGGGCACAGTTCGGTTGTGATGTCATTAAGCAGGTTGCGGTAAAAGGGTTTTATACAAATGTCGTAGAGGCTGTTTTAGATACGGATACTGTCGATTCAGACTGGGAATGGGATGGAGAATTACCGGAAGGAACAATTACAGCTGCCGTCAGAAACATACCGGGAGTGGCTGATATCCGCCAAATAGTATCCGGTAAGGGAGGCCGAAAAGAAGAAGATGAAGAGACTTTAAAAATCAGGATGATCCATCGGATTCGTCACCGAAACCGGGTTGTAACTCCCCGGGATTTTGAGGACCGCATTATGGAACAGTTTCCTCAAGTCGCTAAAGTGAAATGTTTGCCGGGATTGGATAGTAAATATATGAACAGGCAGGGAATTGTCACTTTGGCAGTTGTTCCCCGGTTACAAAACGGCGTGGGTTTTCCGCTTTGTACTCATGATTTGTTATTGGAGATCGAACGTTTTTTACAGCCTTTGGCCGGAGCTTTTGTGCAGGTTGACGCTATAAATCCCCTGTACGAAGAGATGAAGGTAAGATGTAATATCGGGATCGGACCGGGATGGAGTGCGGCAGAGACGATACTTCGGTTACGAAGGCGTATCGATGATTTGATTGTACCTTGGAAAAACAGTGACGGTATACCGGTATTCGGTTATCGTTTCGGTTTACAGGAACTGAAAAACCGGATTATGGAAGATGAAGGAGTATCGGTTTTACACGGTTTATCGGTGTTGCAGGTGTGCCGGGAAGGTAGAAAGTTATACCGTTTGGGTGAAGTCGGTGATCAGTCGGACGGTGATCAAAAGATCGGGGCTTCTTGTGCCTGGGGAATTCCTGTGCCTGCACCGGTACATTTGATCCGTACGGATAAAGAGGATATATGGCGTCCGGAGGCCGGTATCGGAGAAATAGGTGTAGAAGAAACATTTATTATAAGATAA
- a CDS encoding GPW/gp25 family protein, whose translation MMNKSFLGKGWSFPPEFRREALPSTMVTEEEDIGQSLHILLATRPGERVHRFDFGCGIYRFVHEEMTVTNQTLLKELIADTVLMYEPRVTLNEVAFDLESIYDGVLIICLDYTVRRTNSRSNMVFPFYLREGTAL comes from the coding sequence ATGATGAATAAGTCGTTTTTGGGAAAAGGATGGAGTTTTCCGCCGGAGTTCAGAAGGGAAGCTTTACCGAGCACAATGGTGACGGAGGAAGAGGATATCGGACAAAGCCTGCATATTCTGTTGGCAACGCGTCCGGGAGAGCGGGTACACCGGTTTGATTTCGGTTGTGGGATATACCGTTTCGTACACGAAGAGATGACTGTTACAAATCAGACTTTGTTGAAAGAGTTGATTGCCGATACCGTATTGATGTATGAGCCGCGGGTAACTCTGAACGAGGTGGCTTTCGATCTGGAATCGATATACGACGGAGTTTTGATTATTTGTCTGGATTATACGGTGAGACGTACAAATTCGCGTTCGAATATGGTATTTCCTTTCTATTTGCGGGAGGGAACGGCGTTGTAG
- a CDS encoding PAAR domain-containing protein — translation MPPAARLTDMHTCPMQTPAFPSPIPHVGGPVIGPGAPTVLIGKIPAAVMGDNCVCVGPPDVIVKGSATVMICGKPAARMGDQTAHGGVITVGCPTVQIGG, via the coding sequence ATGCCACCGGCAGCGAGATTGACAGATATGCATACTTGTCCGATGCAGACACCGGCTTTTCCTTCTCCTATACCGCATGTGGGAGGGCCTGTGATCGGACCGGGAGCGCCTACGGTTCTGATCGGAAAAATACCGGCGGCGGTGATGGGAGATAATTGCGTGTGTGTAGGGCCGCCGGATGTAATCGTTAAAGGATCGGCAACGGTGATGATTTGCGGAAAACCGGCGGCCCGGATGGGTGATCAGACGGCTCATGGCGGGGTGATTACAGTGGGGTGTCCGACGGTGCAGATTGGAGGATGA
- the vgrG gene encoding type VI secretion system tip protein VgrG, translating to MADSPAKYKDEVLCYTVYSEGKKVGEKFRLTEAEVRLGVNRIGKATLWFEAGDMAARTFKEADVAVFKPGATVRLDLGRKEEEKTVFTGKVVSLNLDIAPNRRSRMVVECRDDLFTATLVRKNKVFEKMKDSEIISEVLGAYGSVDVKATDFKHAALVQYYSSDWDFALSRADANGMLVVMRDGKVSVRKPDPGAKAVLTVTYGVDLIGFNGGVSATEQVPAVEAVSWDPTQQKVVTVTSSAPVLNKQGNIDYTELAGEDKLLLQTDAPTESGALQAWVDGLAQKTGLARFRGQITFHGNAAAVPGCIIELAGLGERFNGNAYIGSVEHVVRNHVWTTKAEMGLAPEGITEEMDVVAPPASGWLPGIEGLHIGKVKKLDEDPAKEQRILVELPLLNGNKNDVWARLAHLYAGNGIGSFFVPEVGDEVVVGFFNNDPVHPVVLGSMYSSKQLPPYELKAENYKKAVVTKEKMKLEFDEEKKIITLETPGKNSIVIDDDGTQIKLADQNKNEIIMDKDGITLNSAGKIVLKAKQDISGEATGKISMAAKADVELDGMNVKATAKTGFTAKGNATAELSASGQTTVKGGMVMIN from the coding sequence ATGGCTGATTCTCCTGCAAAATATAAGGATGAAGTACTTTGTTATACGGTGTATAGCGAAGGAAAGAAAGTCGGTGAGAAGTTCCGGTTGACGGAGGCGGAGGTACGTTTGGGGGTGAACCGGATCGGAAAGGCGACATTGTGGTTCGAGGCCGGGGATATGGCGGCCCGGACTTTCAAAGAAGCTGATGTTGCGGTATTTAAGCCGGGGGCTACCGTAAGATTGGATTTAGGCAGAAAGGAAGAGGAGAAAACGGTTTTTACCGGAAAGGTGGTGAGTTTGAATCTGGATATTGCTCCCAACCGGCGTTCCCGGATGGTTGTCGAATGTCGGGACGATTTGTTTACAGCTACATTGGTACGCAAAAATAAGGTTTTTGAAAAAATGAAAGACAGTGAAATTATCTCGGAGGTGCTGGGAGCTTATGGGTCGGTAGATGTGAAAGCAACGGATTTCAAGCATGCTGCTTTAGTACAGTATTATTCCTCGGATTGGGATTTCGCTTTGTCCCGTGCGGATGCTAATGGTATGTTGGTAGTGATGAGAGACGGTAAGGTGTCGGTTAGGAAACCCGATCCGGGTGCTAAAGCTGTTTTGACGGTGACTTACGGTGTGGACTTGATCGGTTTTAACGGAGGAGTATCGGCAACGGAACAGGTACCGGCAGTGGAGGCTGTAAGCTGGGATCCTACTCAGCAAAAAGTTGTAACGGTTACTTCTTCTGCTCCTGTTTTGAATAAGCAAGGGAATATCGATTATACGGAATTGGCGGGAGAAGATAAATTGTTACTGCAAACGGATGCTCCGACGGAAAGTGGGGCTTTGCAGGCCTGGGTGGACGGTTTGGCACAGAAGACCGGATTGGCCCGGTTTCGGGGGCAGATAACGTTTCATGGTAATGCGGCGGCTGTGCCGGGGTGTATTATCGAGTTGGCCGGATTGGGGGAGCGGTTTAACGGGAATGCTTATATCGGTTCGGTAGAGCATGTCGTTCGCAATCACGTGTGGACTACGAAGGCGGAAATGGGCTTAGCTCCCGAAGGAATTACGGAAGAGATGGATGTGGTGGCTCCTCCTGCTTCGGGGTGGCTGCCGGGAATAGAAGGGTTACATATCGGTAAAGTGAAAAAACTGGATGAGGATCCGGCCAAAGAACAGCGGATTTTGGTGGAGTTGCCTTTGCTGAACGGAAATAAAAATGACGTATGGGCCCGGTTGGCTCATCTGTATGCGGGGAACGGTATCGGTAGTTTTTTTGTACCCGAGGTGGGCGATGAGGTCGTTGTCGGTTTTTTCAATAACGATCCGGTTCATCCGGTAGTTTTAGGTAGTATGTACAGTAGCAAGCAATTGCCTCCTTATGAATTGAAAGCGGAGAATTATAAGAAAGCCGTAGTGACCAAAGAAAAAATGAAGCTGGAGTTCGATGAGGAAAAGAAGATCATCACGTTGGAAACACCGGGTAAGAACAGTATTGTCATCGATGACGACGGGACGCAAATCAAGCTGGCGGATCAGAATAAAAATGAGATTATCATGGATAAAGACGGTATTACACTGAATTCGGCGGGTAAGATTGTGTTGAAAGCAAAACAGGATATTTCCGGAGAAGCTACGGGGAAAATCAGTATGGCAGCTAAAGCTGATGTCGAGTTGGATGGAATGAATGTGAAAGCCACCGCAAAGACCGGATTTACGGCGAAAGGAAATGCTACGGCTGAACTGTCGGCTTCCGGACAGACGACCGTAAAAGGGGGTATGGTGATGATAAACTAG
- a CDS encoding DUF5908 family protein, producing the protein MTIVIKEIVVKATVENERKERQTEVVSEELIARLKDDILREIRSARLVEAGKKER; encoded by the coding sequence ATGACGATTGTAATTAAAGAGATTGTCGTGAAAGCGACGGTGGAAAACGAACGCAAGGAACGGCAAACGGAAGTGGTATCCGAAGAATTGATTGCCCGATTGAAGGATGATATTTTGAGAGAGATTCGGAGTGCCCGGTTAGTGGAAGCAGGAAAAAAAGAAAGGTAA
- a CDS encoding phage tail protein has product MAKKAVTTWAPPVSFYFKVVFQGAPKIEDAGFMEVSGLKEEMELTEIQEGGENDYFHQVPKRVKHGNLVLKRALEGLDNGLEKWIKETIEGGFARRIKPRNIVVMLLDAEGKALRCWWCSHAYPVKWEVSAFSSQENKLVIETLELCYNLLERKK; this is encoded by the coding sequence ATGGCAAAAAAGGCTGTTACTACATGGGCGCCTCCTGTCTCCTTTTATTTTAAAGTGGTGTTTCAGGGGGCACCCAAAATTGAAGATGCCGGTTTTATGGAAGTTTCGGGATTGAAAGAAGAAATGGAGTTGACGGAGATACAGGAAGGGGGAGAAAACGATTATTTCCATCAGGTTCCCAAGCGGGTAAAACATGGTAATCTGGTGTTGAAGAGGGCTTTGGAGGGATTGGATAATGGATTGGAAAAATGGATAAAAGAAACCATAGAGGGTGGCTTTGCCCGGAGAATAAAGCCGAGAAATATCGTAGTTATGTTGCTGGATGCAGAGGGTAAGGCTTTACGTTGTTGGTGGTGTTCGCATGCGTATCCGGTGAAATGGGAGGTGAGTGCGTTCAGTTCCCAGGAAAATAAACTGGTTATTGAGACGTTGGAATTGTGTTATAATTTACTCGAGAGGAAAAAATAG
- a CDS encoding phage tail protein — translation MAGEAQDSVWPLPSFYFKVEIDGIGEIACKEVSGLDIEAQIIEYRHGNSPAFSTIKMPGIKKSSNVSLKKGVFAKDNKFFDWFNMIKLNTIERKPVTISLLDQDGNPTMVWKLENAWPTKITGVSLKSDGNEAAVESLDMAHEGLTITNA, via the coding sequence ATGGCAGGAGAAGCACAAGACAGTGTATGGCCGTTACCTAGTTTTTATTTTAAGGTAGAAATCGACGGCATAGGGGAAATCGCATGCAAAGAGGTATCCGGTTTGGATATCGAGGCGCAGATTATCGAGTATCGTCACGGTAACAGCCCGGCTTTTTCAACGATTAAAATGCCGGGAATCAAGAAATCGAGCAATGTCAGTCTGAAGAAAGGCGTATTTGCCAAGGACAATAAGTTCTTCGATTGGTTTAATATGATCAAGTTGAATACTATTGAACGGAAGCCTGTTACAATCAGCTTGCTGGATCAGGACGGCAATCCGACAATGGTGTGGAAGCTGGAAAATGCCTGGCCGACGAAGATTACAGGTGTTAGCCTGAAGTCTGATGGAAATGAGGCTGCGGTAGAGTCTTTGGATATGGCTCATGAGGGCTTGACAATAACCAACGCATAA